DNA sequence from the Thunnus maccoyii chromosome 7, fThuMac1.1, whole genome shotgun sequence genome:
TCAGGTTTttgatgagcacagagaaactttcctccttcagtaaatgaatgtgaaaacagcttttaagTATCAaagtctgcacatacatcattctgcacagttaAGCTCAAACTActaactgtaggaacaagaagaaaaacacatttttgagtggagtggGACTTAAATGTTGACCTTTCACACTCATTTGCTGGATACATTAAGACagatcattttcagttttgatCATTAGGTCATTTCTTTTGTCCTTGTGTTAATAACACAATACTACATTCATAAaactggatgtgtgtgtgtgtttgctttcaggagctgaaggagaagaaacaggCTGAAGAGACAAAGAATGGAGAGGATGCCACTGCCAATGGCAAAACTGTAAGAACAGATCCTCTCTCAGTTTGTAGAACATGAATGGTCTTGTTTCTCTGCTGATGAGCAATATAACTGTCTTACATGTCAGGATGAGGAGAACGGAGAGCGGGAGAATGAGgtagaggaggatgaggaggacgtgggagaagaggaggaggatggcgAGGGTAGGTGTCTTCATACCATGCTGAACCAAATGGAAAAAGAGAAGCTGACACTATTTTTGTGAGACTCACACTCATTATCTCACTATTGTCACcagaactaaaaaaaacatatatatacagtactgtgcaaaagttttagacactttagatgtttagattccATTATGCAGTtccatcagggaggcgtctgatcatcccaaatttattctgcgGCATGACAATGAGCCCAAAcagacagccagagtcataaagaacattcttcatcaacaagaagaacaaggagtcctgcaacagatggtatgccccccacagagccctgatctcaatatcatggagtcagtctgggattatataaagagacagaagcagctgagaagacgaaatccacagaagaactatAGCAACTTCTCCGAGATGCAGGAACAACtgacctgccaagtacctgaaaaactgtgtgcaggtgtaccgaaGAGAACTGCTGCTGTCTTAAAAGCAAATctgctcacaccaaatattgatttaatttaggtttctgctTTTTACTCAACTTTGTGTGAAGtttattgataaataaaaactataaatgacagtatttttgaaagcatcctcattttacttttagtggctaaaacttttgcacagtactgtgcgtatattacattatatatgtatatagaaTTTCAGAATACTGCTCAGAATGATGGTTGGTTATTTGTAGAGTATGCTAAATTAACAATCACTTTTACTATTTGTGCAAGCAACTGTATATTTACAACAGTAATTCACGTAGTACACTGACAACATAGCAGCGCTTAGAAGAGACTTATTTCACTAACACATGGTTAGCAGAATCTGGGAGGTGTTCTCTGGAGCTTCAGTGCAGAATACCAGTCCAGCCCTCTCTCAGAGGAGGAGCCTgtttttaagcctgtttttacTAGTGCTACTTTAGTTGATTGTGTGTTAACTCAGGTAAGAAAGGAGAAACTGCACTAAAGAAtgtaacagaagagttattttatgaagacaagaaagaaaattaaaggatCCTTGttgataatgtttttatgaggtGCGTACACACAGGTCCAGATGCAGGGCTGCATGACtgtgaaaaatacaacaaaccaACAGAAATGTCAATGTGCTGTATATTTGTGCATGTCTTTGTGATTACAATATATGTATTAATTACCATCAACCACTGAAGCAAGCTACTTCACACTGTTGtagtttatatgtatatatatatatatatatatatatatatatatatatatgtgtgtgtgtgtgtgtgtgtgtgtgtgtgtgtgtgtgtatatatacatgcatttatttattaagtcAATAATTTCTCCTTATTCAAAATTGAATTTCTGCAGTATCTATAAAACATGGAACAGTCAGTTCGTGCTGTACAGTCTGCTGACAACAAAACTGACTGATTCCTGATTCcacaagtctctggaactctactggaggagtgaacaccattcttcaaaaagatattccatcatttggtgttttgttgaTGGTGGTTGAGAGCTCTGTttaacacgtcagtccaaaatctcctgtagatgttcaattgggttgagatctggtgactgtgaaggccatagcatatgattgacatcattttcatactcagtaaaccattcagtgacccctcttGCCCTGTAAATTGGGGcagcattgtcatcctggacgAGACCaccatcaggatagaaatgtttcatcataggataaagatgACCACTCAGAACACtgtgttgatttgcagtgacccttccctccacggggacaagtggacccaaaccatgccagcaaaatgccccccaaagcataacagagcaaCCAGATCCaatcactgtaggggtcaagcattcaaaCCTGTACCAGTCTCTTGGTGTACACTCACCCATTTGTCAAGAATATGGTGgtgatgactcatctgaccatatcacCTTTTTCCACATCTCTATAGACCAGTACCTAACACACCCTGGACTCCAGAATGCGCAGATCTATCCAGTCGCCTCTCCACCAGCTTCGCCAAATCTGTTCACTTTTGTGAActttttgtgaataatattgGACAGTATTGGACAATGATAACATATGACTACAAGTCACTCATCAGGACAGGGAAATTTTCAACTCACTACTTTGGAGGCTCTCTCCTGCCGACTCTGCTACCTCGCCGGTCGAGGTTTTCCAATGTAAACATCGGAGTAAACATCGAGGAAAAGGTGGAGAGGATAAACACCAGCTGCTATCCCGACCACATAGACGAGCAAAACCATCTCTACCTCTATCTCTTACATTGGAGGAAATACCGAGGTGAACATGGAGGGATTAAACACCAGCCACAAGTCTTCTGGGGACCCCAACTGCCCTGATGGTGaccttttctccctgctgtggTTGGGAGGAAGGTGTACTGGGCACTGAGGGGCTCAGGAGGAGCTTCTACCATCAGGCTACTGGGATCCTGAATTGGGCCGCTGCCTTGGACTGGCCACTCAGTGGCCAGACTATGGCACTCAGCCCCTCACAGatatagtttatattttaaaaaagccttAGTATTTCTTTACAACTAGatgctgtagtttttaacaaacattacttAAACAGGAGGAAAATTTATTGGGGACTATTATCAACAGCAGATTATATGTAATACATGTTTGGTTCTCTGCTCCAAGCAGCATCATTTACTTCTGTTCAGTAAGCTACATTACAGCCCATCAAAATCAACAAAGGATTAGgttcaacaactcttcttcaaTATACTGTGTTCATTCCTGTCCATAGTAACCTACAGACTTCATAATACCTGTGAATGTATTGTTTTCCCCTCATATACGGATATTAGTTTCCCCTGTTGCACTGCCCATATGAGTTCCTATGATACTTTCCTGCCTATATACAATGTGAATTACATCTGTATTTTAACATGAATATTAGTTCAGatcatacacacccacacataaaCCCAGATGATACAGCCAAGTACCAGATCTGACAGATAAACCTGAAAGCTGTCTACATCCTTTATCAGTATAGGATCAGAGGAATACCTGACACAGCTGCTCAGCGCTTCCCCAACTCTTTGTTAAATGTATAATGCAGTAACATATATTTTACTATCATGTTCAAGTATCTCAGATTGACAAGAACAGAAATGACAGATAAGGGGAGGTTGCAGCAGTATTCACTGTAAGGTCAACATAATCCTGTAACCACACAGTAATGTGATGGGAGCATTGTTATCCAGGTCAGGTAATACATGTCCACCTAAAGCCTGGGTTTATCCTGCATCACTGCATCAGTCTAACAGGCTGTGATTATCTGTGTGTATTcaggtgatgaagaggatgatgaagaagatgaacTTGATGGGCCAACAGGGAAGAGAGCAGCTGaggatgatgacgatgatgaagaGGTGAGAAAGAGCTGCAATGATATATGTTCAGTTATAGGAAGAACAGTGACCAAAGAACACTTAGTGGCAGCTAAAAGGGACAGTTGATCCCTCACACTATAGAAAGGCCTTCACCCTGAAGCTGAACAAAAGTGGGGTCACCAGAGCTCAGTAGCCTTTGTATAGAGGAGGATTAGGGGCAACTtcataaaaaacattatgtTTAATATATATTCAACTCAACTCAATTCATTCAAAGAAATGCAGGCAACTGACAAGTTATGAGTATAGTGTGTTTCCATTAACCTGAACTTCACAGATATTGTATCTTCTAaatttcacatcacatcaacatCCTCATCTTTATAATGCACTGACAGGACAGTGAATTTAACTCCACAAGGCAGTGACTGATGGGCAAGATATTGTCTAATTCAGTAATGGAGACTATGAAGATAAATATTCAGATGCATGGTAACTTTGCCCACTGTCAATATATGAGGAAGTAGTTGGTAAGCAGACTAGATTAGTTGGCACTGGGACACAGTGATTATGTGATTGATAAAAGCTGATAATGAAAGATGATGGTGACTTGAGCTGAATATTGAAACCCCTTAGGTGTAGATGTGAGAGCTGACACTGAGGTTGAAGCCTGAATGTGGAGGTGGAGAGATGAACTGATCAGAGAGGAGTGGGCTGCTGGCAGCTAAGGAGGAGTCTGAACCTGCACTTCCTCCAGTGGTCACTAGATAGAGCCTCCAGAACATCCAACTTGTCTTTGCCAAACACAAAGGGGATAGAGAAGTCATTATATACATAGAGGATCCCTATAATGttcttatttttcattctgATTGGTTGGAAGGTGCGGATTAACTTTTAGTAACCAGATAGTATAACCAGACACATATAACATAGGTGTTTGATTTAAATGAATGCCTCAGATGATTAATTATTGGCATAggaaagaagcaaaaacaaagttatgCTACAAAAATTTGTATTAATGTTTGGGAAAGGGAccattgggaaccactggtttaatacATAACAATGAATggtattttataagcttatcttttgtttttttgttgttttttaatgaaatctTAATTTACAAAGTAACTAGTATAGCTGTCAAGAAATGTTGTgaagtaaaaagtgcaatatttccctttaaagtagtggagtggaagtataagaATAATATGGAAAAACTCAAGGAAAGTACAGGAACCTCAAAattgtgcttaagtacagtGCTTGAGGAAATGCACTTGTCAGAATTTTAAAACTCCTTGCCCAGCCTTGTGAGTGCCTTCCTGTTTAGTTAGATGTTGCCTAGCAACATAAAAGGCTCAGGAACTATATCTTATGAtatttcaaacagaaaaatgaaataaacatttgttatgtgtaaatattatattttaaattagattttacATGTGGATTTTGTTGGCAAGAGGCCATGGTATAAGCAGGATAATCATTCAATTctattcagttcaattcaattcaattttatttatattgcgtcaaatcataacaaaagttatctcagggcacttttcacatagagcaggtctagaccatactctttaatttagagagacattcccccatgagcaagcacttggttacagcagcacagaaaaactcccctttaacgggaagacacctcaagcagaaccggactcttggtgggcggccatctgccttgaccagttgggttgagagaaaaaaggaggtaGGGGGAGAGGggtgagagacacagagaagcataataacaacaataataacaataacaacgataataataatagaagtatgactagtaataataatagcaggagTGGGTGTTGAGGCAGGATACCAACAGGACCACGCCACAACGGTGTCCCTGCAGCCATGTTTCTCGCTGTCCATAACCAGGTGGTCCAAGTCCCTCATCCTGTGagacaagaaagcaaaaaacTCCGGGGACGAAGCAAAATTAGTTAACtgtttctgcatctttttgagacaggatgtgcctgattttttgcaatattatgtaGGTAAAAAAGGCggtccttgaaatttgttttatgtgggagttaaaggacatatcctgatcaaagataacttcctgattccttacggtggtgctggaggccagggtaatgccatctagagtagctatatcattagataatgtgtttctaaggtgtttagggccaagcatgATAACTTCAgattagtagcagaaaattgcaggtcatccaggtctttatgtccttaaggtaTGATTGGAGTTTCATTAACTGATTGgattcatctggcttcattgataaatataattgggtatcatctgcataatgatgaaaatgtatggagtgtttcctaataatattacctaaaggaagcatatataaggtgaatagtattggtccaagtacagaaccaTTTGGAACTttgtgtctaacttttgcgtgcatggaggattcatcattaacgtgtacaaactgaaattgatctaataggacttaaaccagcttaatgcagttcctttaatgccaattaaatgttccaatctctgtaataggatgtgatggtcaacTGTGGgcaacagaacatcagtactgatgttttgCGAAATCCACATTCAGTGACACTTGAACATTATAGTAAGACTCggacattaatctaacatgtttcagacctgcctgagtcacattaaaaaagaagcaacgtaaaaatagcaaaaataaagaGGCAAAATACATGGAAGTTGGTTTATGATTGTggaaagctctgtgtgtgcacacctcTGCTAATTGAAGATACACTTTTGTGCTcgctgcagttttcattatggaccaatctgtgtgctgaaatgtagACAAGGGCTTGATACACTAGAAACCACTCCCCTCACTCAAACAGACGCAAAACATAGGCTAATTGCGCTCAGCTGGAAAACTTTATGGGCATGTTTGCGACGGCATACTATTAGCGCAAAATCTTTTGTAGACAAGACCTTAAAACGGAGCAGATTGCGGGTGCAAATGCTACGCAATTCACAGTTCTATTGGCGgtgcaatccattctttgtggatttggccgGTAGTGGGCATTCTCCTGGATGACTGGAATATATTTAAACAcagttaatttaaatttgactacTTTTAGatcaacacaaataaaaaatgaatccCCCCAAAATTTATTTCTGGCTTGAAACAGCATGCTGTAATTTCCTAATCATTTCCCAGGAGGTTTACTGGAAAGAACTAATTAATCTGGGACAATTTATAGCAAAAATAGAGACAATGTTGGAGAAAGTTATTTAATTAGACTTGAGATTAGTTGAGTTTATAGGCAGTTGCTGATATGCAGTGGAAATAACTCCTCCATTTAAATAAAGCTTGGCAGAagattgaactgaattgaactgctaattcagtaaataaaatatgaaaaatctaAATGGCCACTTTGCAGCTCTGGCTTTCTATAAAGctgctcttttccttttttcttttgcatattTCTGATATTATTTGGTGACATACTGCTTCTAATCTATGTTCTATATTGTTCCACATCTATAAATACAATCTTTATTTACATCAAATCtaaaaccaaacaacaaattagTTAAGAGTCTTTCCTCTCATGTTAGTGACTGTGGAGCTGTTATTTGTTAAGATTATTAGGTAACCAAGCATCCAGCATCTTAACACAGCACAGCCCGCATCTCAGAAAAGCATCTCTGCTTTTTTCTAACCAGCTGACTGGCTTGCATGCAGACCAGTGTTATATGTACCTGAGACAACACCTATCACCCTGTTCTTTATTTCCAGGATGAATTTGAAACCAAGAAACAGAAGACAGATAAGTAAAGTCTGCAGTGGCTGCTCTGTCTGGAGGACGACACCATCAAGAGACAGACAGTTTTCTAGCAAACCTTCAACACCTCAGTCCTCCCTTCTTAACGAGAATActtttaaaaagagaatttgtttgtatttttatttacattttatatttttgtatatattgtaaAGAGGACGGCCATTTTGCAACAGTAATCTTTCTGGTTATCAAGTGGTGCTTTGAAGACTTTTAGATCCAGAGTCGTTATTATGAGCCGTCCACATTCTGTATGAACCAACCAGATGCATCCAGCCTATCAttccattcacactcacacctcCAACATACTGCAGCATGtccaacacaacacacacacacacaccctggcTTACTTTACTCCAACATGGGATTCATGTATCAGTTGGAAAAAGGTGTGTTGACCTGTAATCACATGGGAGTGTTACAGTAATTCAGTACTTCTCAGGGTGCTGAGTGTGGATTAGTAGTACTTTGTATGACATTCTAAGGCGGTAATTTCTGCTGTCCAtctgtctctatctgtctgttatGGCctagtttgaatgttttttatgttctgTTCTGTATGCTCTATCTGTGCTATTTTATTGAACAATAAACAgtcatttgattttgtttgtaacTGTGCTGTTTTGTGCAAAACACAGTCTGTGCACTGTGTATTTTACACCATCTCTGTGTCTTCTCACACTTGCACTACCCAGCACAGATGCAGTGGTAGGTGATGGGAATAAACAGCAGGCAGCGGGATGCTACAGATGTCAGCTGTAAACTGACTTCTGCTGTTGGATTGTGACTGTCACAGATGCATCATCATGCCTTAACACGAGAAAAGCTGGCAGTTGATCCAGATGAGTAAGACCAGAGCTGTCCTCTGACCCACAATTCTCTTAAACTTCCTCAAAGACCGTGGACGACATGTCTGTGTTTAGGATTTCAGCATTAATCAAATAATGCTCATTTACACTAgattataaataaacaatttcaaacaatatttttgactCTGATTTGCTTTCACAACCATGTTTAATTTCCCATTTCCATTCGTCAATTATTACCTTTATCAGGGTCATGACTACCAGTGAAGAAAAATTTTGACTTATCTCATCATTAACTATTTCTTCTGGGTCACaattaatttgtaatttgtcaCACTCACAATCAGTTGCATATTTTCATGTGTCATGAAAGCTGAAAGTTTGATACATTTTCAGAAAAGATGCTACACATTCCAGCTCCAGGTCTAAAGGCAAACAGCAATTTTGGTGAAATgtcaacaacattttaacagtcTAACATTTTTTGAAGAAAGAGTGATGGATGAGGTTATTTCCACCTGTTGTCAGTGTATGGTTCTCCTTAGCTCACATTATGGTTAAAGTTACAGAGGTTTGGCACAGTTTTTACATCtgctgatatatatatatatatatatacatatatatatatatatatataataaagaaCCACGTTGTGTAACAGTGTTCATCCTCCAGTCAGGCATGGACAATCATCTATTTACTGATTCAAACATGTGGGATATGGTGAATAATGAAATGAGGTCAACAAACCACAAGTCAGTTCACCAAACAGGAGGGACAAAGACTACTTTGAAGgaaatgttttactgtatgCAGAAATTGGGCTTTTGTAAGAgttaacacaaaacaaactgccaactggagaccgccttgaagccagAAAtgaccaataagtatactgccagtactctcaaaggttgctggTTTACATTGTgtgcaatttggctttagagcaaatcattccactgaaactgctaccttgcacttaatagaacaaattaaatcaagacttgacaaaggaggagtagttggtgctgtatttttagttCTGCataaagcatttgatacagtcaaTTATGATGTTTAAATATTGAAACTCTCttaatttaacttctcatctggagcactggcatggatgtcttcatatttatcaaataGGAGACAAtctgttaaagttggtgacacactgtccaataacatgaagtgcacaatgggtgttccacaagggtcagtgtgaggtcccctattatttagcctatatattaatgatgtccctcaacagtgtcatgatgcagaactacaaatgtgtgcagatgacaccattgtgtacacacatgcaaaaatagctgagttagctgctgctgaGCTAACAATcgcattggaaaggatcacacattgacttgatcaatcatgtctgagtctaaatgttaacaagacaaaaggtatgtttttctctaagactatggtacaacctcctaatgctgatattttcataaaaggtgaaaacactgacatagttactgatttaaaatatcttggtgtgacactggatccaattttgaactttaagaaacatgttaaaaaaaaacggttaaaaccataaagtaccacttagcaaattttagacatattagaaactgtctctctttggatgcagcaaagatatttatgcatgctatgattctttcccatatgtcttattgcatcacatgttgggggcaggctggagaaacagccataaaaccttgagtccttatacaaacaaactttaaaaactctggacaaaaagccaatgcatttccatcacagtagggtactggagaaatacaatttactgagctttgagaattttagattattctcaaatttgtgcctagtttataaaattttgaatggtttggcccctcctccactatgtgactttgtgtacacgCGCTTtgtaagttctattagatcctccagaatatcctctatacaagattgtaccataccattttgtcacactgcatttgggcagtcagctttctctgtgaaagccacaactcaatggaatgccctacctgatgatatgaagaaatgtagttctatcaatgcattcaagaccagactgaaacatgtactaaaatgtttcaaactgcacactgtcccattcattaaataaataaatcaataaaaatcaacagTTAGCTCACAAGACTCACTTTGGTTTTAAAGCTGTTTACAGTTTTCATGGGCCTGTGTTCTtagaagcactttgtgactgaGGTTGTGAAAAGACAGttttttataaaattataaaattcaCATCACAGTTCTTTGCAACAACTTTATTAAGTGACCAAGTAGCTTTGTCATTGGTTCTTTTCTGTCATACATGTAGTTTGAATCAGATTGTCCGGCAACATTCATCACATTCAGACACTCAACACATCCATCTAACACAAACCACATCACTGCAGCTGAAATTCTGATTTTTAACAACAGATGGAAACTGCTCTGTCTTGCTTCATAATGAAGACTATGTAATGTCATCACAACTTCGCACACAAATGTGGACGCTGAATTGCAGACttgtgtaaacaaacatggcTGATTCATTTAAGTGTCAAAATTTTTAGAAAATGAGGAATTGCAATCCCAAAAAAAATTCCCGTGTTGATCATGGTAGTGGAGCTGATGTAGGTATGCGGCCACGGAGGTACTCCAACACTGCATCCGTTCCTCTAGCAACAATGGCTGCTCTTGGTGTGCGGAAAGGATTCCCCTCCAGACTAAGACACCTGAGGACAACACAGGGTTTGAGTGCCCCAATAGAAAAATGGTTACCTGCATTTGATGCAAAATACCTGGTTCAATTCcaaccaggg
Encoded proteins:
- the ptmaa gene encoding prothymosin alpha-A isoform X1, with the translated sequence MITYDYKSLIRTGKFSTHYFGGSLLPTLLPRRSRFSNVNIGVNIEEKVERINTSCYPDHIDEQNHLYLYLLHWRKYRGDEEDDEEDELDGPTGKRAAEDDDDDEEDEFETKKQKTDK
- the ptmaa gene encoding prothymosin alpha-A isoform X2, with product MADSKVESSGELSAKELKEKKQAEETKNGEDATANGKTDEENGERENEVEEDEEDVGEEEEDGEGDEEDDEEDELDGPTGKRAAEDDDDDEEDEFETKKQKTDK